A window of Fictibacillus halophilus contains these coding sequences:
- a CDS encoding HAD family hydrolase, which yields MIKAVLFDLDGTLLDRDTSVKKFVEDQHTRLSSVLSHIPIKLFARRFIELEENGYVWKDKVYQKLAEELAVRRMPPGELLDDYLTQFKHHCTPFPNLISMLDELKKEGYRLGLVTNGYGVFQNDLIQALEIKEYFDTILISEMEGLRKPDPLVFERAAERLNVKKEECMFVGDHPKNDVEAARNTGMIAVWKTSPHWKEAEAADYTISDLAELKLILETHEKAMQLSN from the coding sequence TTGATAAAAGCTGTACTGTTTGATTTGGACGGAACCCTATTGGATCGCGACACCTCGGTTAAGAAGTTCGTAGAGGACCAACATACTCGGCTTTCATCCGTACTGTCCCATATACCTATAAAATTGTTTGCGAGAAGATTTATAGAGTTAGAGGAAAACGGATACGTGTGGAAGGACAAAGTGTACCAAAAGCTAGCCGAGGAGCTGGCTGTTAGAAGAATGCCTCCTGGAGAATTACTCGATGATTATTTAACGCAATTCAAGCACCATTGCACCCCATTTCCTAATCTTATTAGCATGTTAGATGAGCTGAAGAAAGAAGGCTATCGCCTCGGTTTGGTCACGAACGGTTACGGTGTGTTTCAGAATGACTTGATTCAAGCACTAGAGATAAAAGAGTACTTCGACACAATCCTTATATCTGAGATGGAGGGATTGAGAAAGCCTGATCCACTTGTTTTCGAGAGAGCTGCAGAGAGGTTGAATGTTAAGAAGGAAGAGTGCATGTTTGTTGGCGATCACCCCAAAAATGACGTGGAAGCTGCTAGAAATACTGGTATGATTGCCGTCTGGAAAACCAGCCCTCATTGGAAAGAAGCGGAGGCAGCCGATTATACGATAAGCGATCTGGCAGAGCTTAAGCTAATTTTAGAAACCCATGAAAAGGCAATGCAACTTTCAAATTGA